GATTTACCAGAACCAGACGGGCCTATAATGCAAATCACCTCACCTTTCATAACGTCAATCGAGACACCCTTCAGAACCTCAAGTGCGCCAAAGCTCTTACGCACGTCTTTTAGAGAAACTATCGGTTTTTCAGCGGTCCAAGTCATAATATCAATCTCACAATTTTACTGCGTATTTACGCTCTAGCCGCATGGTCAGCCGTGCAATCGGATAACAATATACAAAGAATAGCAATAATGCGAAGCCATAGAAGGGCACAAGAAGTTCTGGGTGGTTGTCTTCTGCTTCCATTGCCTGTCGGCTAAGTGTGATAATCTCTTCAATCCCCAGCAAGCTGCATAAGGGCGTTGCCATGGTCAAAATCGCATACCAGTTCATCCAGGGTGGTAGCATGCGTTTGAAACACTGCGGAAGAATAATCTGCCATAGGATTTGCCTTCGACTGAAGGCTAAGCTTTCTGCTGCCTCCCACTGCGCTGTCGGAACAGATTGAACTGCGCCGCGCACCACCTCAGAGATATTGGCCATTACGGGCAGGCTTAGGCCGAAGACCCCTTTCATCCAGTCGGGCACACGGATAGTTTGACCGAAAATTGTAAATTCAAACGGTAGCGCCAGCAGCACAATAAATAAGATCACCAGCCATGGAGAATTGCGAAAAAGCTGCGTTATAAACCAAGAAAACGCGCGCAACGGACCAAAAGTTGAAATCTGCCCTAGCCCCAATGCCGTCCCCGCACAGGTTCCTATTACCAGCGTCCAGAATGATATCAAAACATTGAACAAAAATCCCGAGACGAGCAGAAATGGCATCCATCGCCACAGCGCCCCAAAAGCGTCATCAATAGAGAAACCCGATTGAGCAGAGACGATAGAGGGATAGACACCGATTACCGCTAGTATGAGCAGAGGCGTCCATAAGGGTAGAGTTGCGAGCCAGCGCGTGAATATATAGCCGTCTGGGCTATGGGCTCTGATATCAAACGGTTTTAGGACCGCCATACCGCCTTTTACCGGCGTATCTATTCCAGATATTTGCTTCATAGGCCGTATCCTGGAATCTTTATGGATCGCTCCCATCGAGACATACCAAATACCAGTATGGCAACCAATCCCACATATGCCACAAACACTAACAACATCGTCGGATATTGAGCGGATGGATAATCGTTCCAGATAGTAACAGAGTGATAGAGGAGCTCTGGCACAGCAATTGCAAAGGCTTGGGTCGTGGTTTTGACCAAGTTGACTAAATTGTTGTTAAGCGCTGGCAGACTAACGCGGAAGGCAAGCGGTAACAAAACGTAACTGTAGATTTGAAGACGAGAGAAGCCCAAGGATTCGGCTGCTTCGACAGTACTTTCGGGCACTGCCTCAATCCCAGCCCGAAAGATCTCTACATTAAAGGCTCCTGCAAACATCGACAGTGAAACAATTGCCCAGCCAACATTTGAAATAATCGGCTCTACTGTCCATCCATCCACTCCTACAACAACAGGGGTGAACTGGCCCAGAGCAAAATAAAAGAACAAAAGTTGGACCATGGGCGGAGTATTGCGAAAAAATTGGATGTATCCTTGAACAATTGCTCGCACAAGGCGCGATGGCGCCCCCTGCATCCATGCTCCTACAACTCCAATAAAAATAGAGAAAATTAGGCACATGACGCTCAGCTTGATCGTCATCCATAGACCAGACAATATTTTTCCCTGCTGGCGATCCTCATACATCCATATGAAGTTCCAACGTGGTGCTGTATCCGCTAGTTGCCGAAAGTATTCTTCCATGAAATTCAATTCCGAAGCGCCCCCCCACAACAAAAGCGGAGGAGCGTCAGGTTGCTTGAGTGAATTATTTAATCCAATCGCTGTTACGCTCGTTCTGCATCTGCAGGAAAGCCGTGGGTTTGATGCCCCACTTCTTTTCCAATGCTATCAGCGTGCCTTCGCGATGCCAGTTATATTGCATGCCGGACATAAAATTACCAAAAACACAGCTGGCTTCAGCAAGCGGCACGCCAAGACCCCAAGGGTTGTCATCTTCTGACGCCAATGGCATTTCAAACTCGTCCCAGTTGCCAGAGCTCAGGTCAGAGCCGATAGAGCTGTCGTCGTAAACCCATGCGACGCATTTCCGATCTCTTAGAGCTTGCTTTGCTTCAGCATTACCAGTGAATGCCATGATTTCAACGCCATAACGCTCTTCCGTAATCTGATTATAAAAAGCACCCTGCTTGCCGCAAACCTTTTTGCCGCGTAGGTCTTCCCAAGAGGTAAATCCAAGCGCCTTAGGAGACATAATATTCGTACCAGAGGTGTAGTAGTTTGGCCCCGGAATACCAACGATCTTGCGGCGATCTGCACGGTCCGACATGGTCGCAATCATCATGTCGATTTTGCCCTGTTCTAGGAACTGCATGCGATTAGATGATTGTACGGGAACCAATTCGGCCTCAACGCCCATTTTGGCGGCGACATCCATGGCCATATCAATCTCCATGCCAACAAGATTTCCGCTATCATCACGAAAACCCCAAGGTTTGTAATCCGCTTTAACACCAATTACGATTTTGCCGCTCGACATTACCTTGTTCCAAACATCGTTGGTGCACTGAGCACTGACAGTTCCCACGGACATAGCGGCCAGCGCTAGGCCACTGATAGCGGTCTTGAAAAATTTATTCATAGTTTGATTCTCCTTTGTTGGTGGCAAGAGCTTCTTGCCAATACTCTTTTAAGATGTGATTTTGCCGTTCTACCGCAGCAATGTGTTTTTGCGCCTCAGTGCCCCGCTCGCGTATAACCATATCTACTAGCGCCTCCAACACAACCATAAGCGCTACATGCGAGGGGAAGAATTGCGGACTTCTGGTGTCCACAAAAAAACTATAATCGGCCAAAGTAACCAGAGGTGATAAGGCATTGTCAGTGATTGCCACTACCGGGACTTTTGCATTTACGACATGTTTTGCAATTGTAAGAGATCGCGCTGAATAAGGATTTACCGCTGTTACTAAGCACGCATCTTTCGACCCTAGATCAGCCAGCTCCGAAGATAAACCGTCCCCAGCACGGCCAAGCACTTTCCAGCCAGTCAGCGACATATTTGCTATGTAAGAGGCATAGTCCATTAAACCGCGAGAGCTCATCTCGCCTATCAAAACGACACGCCTTGCATCAGCCAGAAGTCGAGCCGCACCTGTTAACTTATTCGAATCTGTCTGTTCTACAAAATGCTGCAAGTTACGTATCGCGGTCGTGGCATGACCACTAATAAGAGATGGTTCTTCTGCATTTTCATTTACTTTGGAGATGAGCGATTTTGCCCGGTCAGCAAGGATGGTTTTATTGCGCAATACGTCCTTACGGCACAGGTCGCGCAACTGATCGTAATTTCGCAACCCCACCGCACGTGCCAACCGAGTAAAAGTTGGTGCCGGTAATTGTGAAAGTTCCGCAACGTGTCGCTGTGAGCGGGTGGCAACGTCTCCTGAGTTTTCAAGAATAAAACGGGCAGCACGTCGTAGCTGCGGGCTCAGTGCCTGCAATCGTTTGGCTGAAAGATCCATTAAACTTAAAGGGAATGTTTGATCCAATTTTTTGTTGCGTTCCTTACATCCGGAGACATTATTGAAATATAAATTTCAAGATTCGTCAAGGAATCAGTCAGATGACAGATAGCAACTTCCCATCCCATGCATCGGTCGTTGTCATTGGCGGCGGCATCATGGGGTGCTCTACTCTCTATCACCTTGGGAAAATGGGAGTTTCAGATGCAATTTTGTTGGAGCGAAATAAGCTAACCAGCGGCACAACGTGGCACTCAGCGGCGCAAGTTCGGGCTCTACGGAGTTCACATAATCTGACCAGAATGATCCAATATTCAGTACAACTTTATTCCCAACTTGAGGAAGAAGCTGGGCAGAATGTGGGTTGGATTCAAAAAGGTTCTCTGTCGATTGCGACTAATCCCAACCGCTTGATTCATATAAAGCGTCAGGAAGCAATGGCGCATGTCTACGGCGTTAACGCAAGATCTATATCGCCTCAAGAAGCAAAAGAGCGCTGGCCACTAATGAATGCAAAAGATGTGCTGGGTGCGGTCTGGTCACCAGATGACGGACGGGTTTCACCGTCAGATGTCTGCGCGGCGCTCGTCAAAGCGGCTAAGCCGTTAGGCGCGAAGATCTTCGAAGACACTGGCGTCACGGGAATTCTTACTGAAAACGGCCGCGTCAAAGGCGTCGAAACCACAAACGGCACTGTGATGTGCGACGCTATCGCACTGTGTACTGGCCTTTGGTCTCGCGAAGCGGGCGCATTGGCAGGAGCAGAAGTGCCAGTGTTAGCCTGTGAGCACTTCTACCTCTTGACCAAGCCAATCGACGGCTTCTTCGGCAACACACCGACTCTATCTGACCATGACAACCGCCTCTATATTCGCGACGATTCTGGCGGAATTTTAGTGGGATGTTTTGAGCCAATGGGAAAATCCATAGCACCCGGAGTGCTGGATGCGAATTTTGAATTTGGCCTACTGCCTGAAGACTGGGACCATTTTGAACCGATGATGATGAATGCATTGCAACGTTTGCCAGCTTTGGAGACTGCCGAAGTCAAAATGTTGCTGAATGGGCCGGAAAGCTTCACGCCCGATGGCAACTTTATGCTTGGCGAAACCGTTGAAACCAAAGGGCTATTCCTTGGTTGCGGCATGAATTCGGTCGGAATCGCATCGGGTGGTGGTGCGGGTATGAACTTAGCCCATTGCATCTTGCATGGGCATACCGCTTATGATCTTTCAGAAGCAGATGCTAAAAGATTGGCGCCAGTCTTCAACAACATCGAACATTTGATGAGGCGGGTGCCCGAAATCCTTGGAACACATTACGATATCGCATTCCCAGGTAAACAGCTCTCGACTGCCCGAAATCTCCGCGCCCTACCGCTGGAAAGCGAATACAAGGGGGCAGGAGCGCATATGGGACAATTTTATGGTTGGGAACGGCCTTTGTACTTTGGCAAAACCGAAGAACCGCGAATGACATTTCACCGCCCTGATTGGTTTGAAAATGTTCGTACTGAAGTTATGGCCGCACATGAGAGAGCTGCAATTTTTGATTGTTCATCTTTCGGAAAGATTGAGGTGCGCGGACCAGAAGCCGAAGCGTTTCTTTTACACACTTGTTCTGGGTTTCTCAGTCGTGCACCTGGGTCTGTGATTTACACTGCAGTTCTCAATGAACGCGGTACTTTTGAGAGCGACATCACTGCTCAGCGAATTGCACATGACCATTATCGGTTGTTTGTTGGCACCGACGCCATCAAACGTGATCTTGCGTGGTTTCAAAAACATTCCGAGGGATTTTCAGTTAGCATGACTGATAGTACCGAAGACTATGCCGTCTTAGGACTCATGGGACCTGAAGCAGCCAGAATTGTCTCTGAGTGTGGAGCGCCGGAACTTCACCAACTTGCCTACTTTAAGGTAGGTGCTGCACATATAGCAGGAAAACATGTGCGTGCTGCGCGAATGTCTTATGTTGGCGAACCAGGGTGGGAAATCACAATGAAAGCCGAAAACGCAGCTACGATCTATATGGCTCTTGTAAATGCAGGTGCAAGGCCGGCTGGTTTATATGCTCAGACTTCTATGCGGATCGAAAAAGGGTTTTGCGCTATGGGCCATGAACTGGACAGTGATGTTTCGCCTGTCGATACCGGGCTTGATTTTGCGACTCGTGAGGAAGGCGGCTTTATCGGAGCAGAAGCGCTTGCAGTGCGTCGAAAAATTAAAGGGAGATCGTCTTTGATTTCTCTCAAGTTTCACGATGAAAAAGCTGTACCCTTAGGCCATGAACCAATCTATTACGATGGCGATATCATTGGTCAAACCAGTTCTTGCGCCTTCGGGTATCGCATCGGCAAACCCGTCGCTTTGGGCAAGGTCCACAACAGACCGTCTTCTGGAACCGCCGTAAAAGTAGATATCGCACGGCAACTGTTTGACGCGACATTGTTCACCTGCGCACTCTTCGATGCTAAAGCCCAGCGAATGAAAAGTTAATATGGCGCAACCCTAAAAGATCCGTTTGCTGCCAAAACACTCTTAACGTTAGTCATTTGATGATAGAGCGCCGCCTCTCACGGTGGTAACAGGCTTCAATCACATACGAATATTACGAAACAATCAGCGCAGGGATAGAGAATAAACCTTACTTGCTCGCACGCGAGCGCTCACGTTTTTAATTGAAATGAATGATGCCAGTATTTTGAGAAATTTTTAGCGATTTTGGAAATACTTGGCCAAATTTTACTGAAGCTCATTTAAGTGCAGCGGTAAAACGCATCTCGTTCAAACACCAAAAAGCTCTGCAATTCCCAGTGCAGCCTCTCCGGCACCCGTGTAAATCAGATAAGTCTTGTGCTCAGTTTGAAATATGCAAGGATCGCGAAGGGCACATTCATCTGATCGCGCCATACCTAGATCAGATTTGCGAATGAGATGGTTTGAACCTTCCCAAATTAGCTCTGGTTTCAGTATTATTTTCGTCTCAATAATGGCCCATGTTTTCCATGGCTGATTTAAGTCTATAATCGAGTGCAGTAAGCTTTCGGGAGCATCGCCAACTCGAGACCAAATGACGTGAAGAATATCGCCTTTAACCAAAACTGCAGAATGACGATGTTCGGTTGGAAAAATCCATCCGCCTGTTTGGAACACGCCATTTTCGGACTCACGCAGAACTTCGCCTCCCAGAGCAATTGCATATGTCTTACTTTCGTACCTAAAGACACGCAAATAAGTTTGTTCGATACGCTTGGGGTGGACTTTCCAAGTCAATCCGTCTTTTGAAGTTGCAGTAAGGCTCCTTTGTTTTCCGTCGTGATCAAGCCCGTGAAAGTACATTTTTAGTTCACAACGATGATGGTCAATATGAACATCAGGAGATGCTATATGTGGATAGAGACCCGAAATACCTCGTTTTACCGCCCAATTTGGCTCGGGTACATTAGGTTTTTGCTGAACAAACGGGGTATCCGATAGCGTTAAAACACCTCCGACATAGACTGTCCAAGGTCCTGTTAGCTGATTAGCAAAAGCTAGCCGAATATGATCTCCACAATGATGAGAGAAATAGAGATAATATTCGGCTTTTCGGCTTTTTAACCAAGCGGGCATCTTTATCAGCGAAGGGCCATTCACATTACCTTCCAAGCGCGCATCCATTCTGGCGTCAATCAAAGGCCGTGTTAGTAAACGCTTTGCTAATAACTGCATGACGCAATTTTAGTTTAATGCTTCCTAGCCTCAAAAGAAAATTTGTTTAATTGCTGCTCTTATTTTGAACTATGTAGCAGCACAACACCTATCAAGATGGCAATAGAAGCAATCAATTTGAGGAGACTAGCGGGTTCTTTTAAAAAGAAAACGCCCATGAAAAAAGCAAAGACAATGCTAGTCTCTCTTAAAGCTGTCACTAAAGCAATTGGGGCTTTTGTGAAGGCCCAAATTACCAGCGCGTAAGCTGTAAATGATCCGGTTCCCCCAATTAGTAAATGTGACAGTCCATGATGGGGCAGGTTATTGAGTGTTTTGGGAGATTTCCAAGCGAGATAGGCTACCATTAAGAAGCCATTCCCTATGGCCAAAAGACAAAAAAATCCAAGTGATGAACCGGCGAGACGGGCACCAAGGCCATCTATCAGGGAATAAGAGGCGATAAAGAGACCCGTAATTAGGGCGAATATCGATGCACTATGGCGTTTTTGACCATCAGATTTTTGACCAAAAGCCAAGCTTATTACTGCAACACCTATAATTATTATTGAGAAGATTTTGGCATTCGAAAGCTCAACTCCTAGAACGCTCAAAGAAAAAAGCCCGACCAATAGTGGCGCAGTTCCGCGTGCAATAGGGTAAACTTTTGTAAGATCGCCGTGTTCGTAGGATTTTAATAAGAAAAGCTGATACCCAAAATGCAATACAATGCCTGTTAACAAATATGGAATGCTTTTGCTGTCAGGTATGGTTGCAAAAGGCAGAATAATAATAGCTATGGGAACATGCCCGATGACTATTGCCCCCATAGCAAGCGTCTTATACCTTATTGCACTGGTTGCAGACGCAAGACGGTGGGCAAGTGAACTCCTTGAAGGGAGAGCGTCTTCGATCCAGCACATCACTGAACGGGAAGGCCTGCGTAGCGGATCGGTCAGTCGCATTCTTCCTCTGGCCTGGCTGGCGCCAGACATTTCAACCGCGATTCTGGAAGGCCGCCAACCACTGCATCTCACTGCGAAAACATTGCGCGCGCTTCCAGAGCTGCCAATGGATTGGTCCGAGCAGCAACGTGTCCTTGGATTTGCGCAATCTTGAGGTCGTTTTGACCAGCTCAAGACCACACGTGCAAATGCCCCTCTGAGACTTTCCCCAAAACAACCCCGAAAGTGCTGAGATCAGAGATGATTTGTGAGGTCTCTGGCGCACCACTTCCCCATAACCCACGGAAATATAGACACTCTTCCGCAGAGGCATGTCGTCGGGGGTTTTAGGAAGACTAAATGGTGGGCGACCCTGCACTCCCAATAGGGGCATTTGGGCCATATTTTATTGACCAAGGTGTCCCACGAAAAAACACCGTGGGACACCTTACCAGTCCAGAGCGGCCAGTGACTGCATCCCATCGGCTGCCAATCCACGGCGCTGAACCCCCTTGGTGTAGACCTCAGATGTACGCGCTTGGGTGTGCGCCATGACCGCCATGATCTGGTATGGGTAAATTACAAAAACTGCTGAGTAGGGTCAGTGACATAATTCCCAACGGATAAAAACTTTGATGCTAAAGTCTCGAATGGTGAAAACGGCACCACTGATCGTATTTGGTCATGATCGATATTCCACTTGGCCTTTTTACTTAATAGCTAGGCCTTACTCGGACATTGAGCCTACAAACTAAAGCTGTGCTACACTTCAAAATTTAGCGATATAAATGGAGAGAAAATGCCAAATATTGTGAAATTGAGAAGGTCGCATACAGCCCATTTCAAGGCCCAGGTTGTTGTCGCAGGAATGACTAAACAGCTTAGTATCAATCAACTTTGCAAGCGCAACGGGATATCTGTAAGTTTGTATTATATATGGAAACAGCGATTTATTAGTGCGGGTACAATTGGGCTTGAAAGGCAAAATCGTCATGTGTCAAAACCGGTGCCTTCAAGAAATACAGTCGAGCTTCAAGACACGGAACTCGCAAGGCTAGAGGCAATCTTTTTAAATTCCCGCAAGGCGCTCATGACATTTTCAAGACAAACTTCTGGAGAAGAAAAATTATTGGTTCTTAAACTTGTGGGCTCGGCAAAAACTTCCAAACGGGCAGCCCTTAAACGTATCGGTATTCCCCGGTCAACTTATTATAGGTGGGTTAATACGCTACGAAAGACAGGGACACTTCAGTCCTGTGTTAGAAAGTCAGATTATTGCTGCATTACCAAGCGTGACGATATTAAAAAGATGGTTTTTCAAGTAATGCATGCTCCCCCGTCAGATTTTGGTTTTAATCGAACCACATGGAAATTAGATGAGCTTCAGGAAGCAATTGCAAAATCGGGTATTCAGGTTGGAAGGCATTCAATACGGCGGATAGTAAAGGATGCAGGTTATCGATGGTTGAAGGCGCGAGAAGTCTTGACCAGTAACGATCCTGAATATCGGCAAAAACTTTCAGACATAAAAAAAATCCTAGGAAATTTGCAAGAGCGAGAGGGCTTCTTTTCAATTGACGAATACGGACCGTTCTCAGTGAAAAAACGGCGTGGAAAGAAGCTTATTCCACCAGGGGAAACCTTTACAGTACCACAATTTCAAAAATCGAAAGGTGTACTGATAATGACGGCGGCTTTGGAACTTTCGACAAACCAAGTTACCCACTTTTATTCTAAGAAAAAGAACACTGACGAGATGATTAAGTTGCTTGATATCCTCAAAGCGGAATATCGACACCTTGATCGAATTTTTCTGTCTTGGGATGCAGCTTCATGGCACGTTTCTAAAAAACTTCTCGAGCACATTGAGCTAGGAAATTCCTGTGTTGGAACCCCATCTGGACCAAAAGTGGAACTAGCCCCACTACCCGCGGGCGCACAGTTCCTAAATGTAATCGAGGCAGTTTTCAGTGGAATGTCACGCGCTGTTATTCATAACAGTAATTATGCAAGCGTAGAGGAGGCAAAAGCAGCAATTGACCGCTACTTTTTGGAAAGAAATGAAAATTTTAAAAGACACCCCAAAAGAGCTGGAAACAAAATTTGGGGCAAAGAACCAGCCGTCACGAGTTTTTCTGAAAGCAACAATTGTAAAGATTCACGGTATCGTTAATCCCTTGGTGGATTTTGGGCTCCAGCGTGGGACACCTTCACCCTAACCCATTGATATGTTTAGGACCGGATTTTCCCTGCGTGGGACACACTGTCGTTGTCTTCATTGAATTTTTTTGTGAAGTGGTGGGCGACCCTGGAATCGAACCAGGCGTGCGTCTCCGCGAGGGAGTTACAGTCCCCTGCCACACCTTGCGGCCTGTCGCCCACTGCTCTCTTGAAAGAGCACACTGCCTGGTACAAGGGGAAAAACACAAGGTCAACCTGAAATTTATCACCCGTCCAAATCAGTTTATCCTACATCAAAAAAACGATGTTTTTGTCGGAATTACCCGGTTGACGCACCGTGACGATTAGCGCCTGTTCAGGGCATTCATGTCAAGGCTTAGGGAAAGGCCTCTGGCTTGGTGCTGCGCGCCATATGATCTAAAACGGCATTTACAAATTTTGCTTCTTTTCCTTCTGGGTAAAAAGCTGATGCAACTTCCATATATTCGGATATGATCACCTTCGGAGGAGCCCCACCGTCTAAAAGCTCGGCTCCGGCAGCCCGAAACAGCGCGCGCAAGGCTGGGTCTAACCGCCCTAATGGCCATTTTGCAACGAGGGCCTGATCGGTCAATTGGTCGATAGGCGCCTGCAGGTTTACGGCCTTAGTTATTATATTTTTAAACAGGTCAACATCGCCATCTACGAGCAGATCGCCCTCATGGTCAGCGCCAAAGCGATGGTTAAGAAATTCGGTGCAGATGGTTTCGGTGGTTTGACCAGAGCTTTCCATCTGAAACAGCGCTTGCATCGCATAAAGCCGGCTTGCACTTTTCATCTTACGCTTTTGATTTCCACTTATCGTAAAAGCGGTGTCGGAATTTGTCATAATAGGCCTGTCTTGGGGTCTAAGGGGCCGGGGGCAAACCCGATTTTCTTTTGTCCACCCGACCAAGCGCGGCTATGCGCGATCAGATGCAAAGCTGCGGCGGCAGCGCCTCCGCCTTTATTTTGCGCCTTCGGATCTGCGCGCATCTCGGCTTGGGGGCGGTTTTCAACCGTTAAAATACCATTGCCAATGCAAAGCCCTTGCAGACCCAGAAGCGTAATGGCGCGCGAACTGTCATTGCATACGGTTTCATAATGCGTGGTCTCACCGCGAATAACGCAACCCAGCGCGACGTAGCCATCGAATTCCTGCAAGCGCTCGGCGATGCCGATCGCGGTTGGAATTTCCAAAGCCCCAGGGACTTCGGCCACGTCGAACGTGCCACCCACATCCGTAATTTGCTGCGCGGCCCCTTGCAAAAGATTATCGGCAATATCTTTGTAATAAGGCGCCACCACGATCAAAAGTTTGACCGGTTGTTCAAAGCTTGGCTGGGCTAGCGTGTAATGTTGTTCTGACTGCGCCATTACCCCAACACCGATATTTTGCGCGTTGATACAATTTCTAGCCCATAGGCGTCTAAACCCACAACTTTCGGAATCGGAGAGTTGGTCAGAAGTTCTAGCTTGGACAGGCCGAGCGAAGATAATATCTGCGCTCCAAGCCCGTATTGGCGTAATTTCTTGGGCGAGCTGTCTTCGCTGCTTTCTAATTTCATCGCCGTGTCGCGCAATAAAACCACAACACCGCGTCCCTCGCGCGCGACCAATTTCATGGCATCGCCAAATTCAGCGGCGCGCCCATTGGGTCCAGTGCCAATAATGTCGAGCATAGGGTCCAATGCGTGCATCCGCACCAATACAGGCTCGGGTCCCGAAAGATCGCCTTTGCAAAGCGCGATATGCTCATCCCCGTGGGTTTCATCTACGTAACTGCGCATCAACCAACTGCCGCCAAATTCCGATATGATTTCTTTCTCGCTTTGAACTCGTACCAAGTTGTCATGCCGCCGGCGATAGGCGATCAAATCGCTGATCGTACCAATTTTCAGTCCATGACGCTGCGCGAACCCGACTAAATCGGGCAGGCGCGACATGGTGCCATCCTCATTCATGATCTCACAAATCACACCTGAAGGATTCAAGCCGGCCAAACGGCTGATATCAACGGCGGCTTCGGTATGACCGGCGCGCACCAACACACCGCCCGTGCGTGCGCGCAAGGGAAAAACATGGCCGGGCGTTGCGATATCTGCTGCAGATTTTGACGCGTCGATCGCCACGGAAACGGTGCGGGCCCGATCCTGCGCGGATATGCCTGTTGTCACCCCTTCGCGCGCCTCGATTGAGACCGTGAATGCAGTTTCGTGGCGCGATGAATTATGCGTACTCATAAGTTGTAGCCCAAGCTGGTCAATCCGCTCAGAGGTTAGACACAGGCAAACCAACCCACGCCCATGCTGCGCCATGAAATTGATCGCATCTGGTGTGGCCATTTGGCCAGGTATCACCAGGTCGCCTTCATTCTCACGATCTTCATGGTCAACAAGAACAAACATCTTGCCGTTTCGGGCGTCTTCGATGATCTCCTCGATCGAAGAGATCATGTCGCTATAGGCGTTCTCAACCTCGCCCGCAGTTTCATAATTCATGGCTATGCTCCAGCGCTTTGGCCCTGCTTTAGTGGGTTTAAAAAGATTTGACCAGAGGCAG
The sequence above is drawn from the Rhodobacteraceae bacterium IMCC1335 genome and encodes:
- a CDS encoding ABC transporter permease subunit (The N-terminal region of this protein, as described by TIGR01726, is a three transmembrane segment that identifies a subfamily of ABC transporter permease subunits, which specificities that include histidine, arginine, glutamine, glutamate, L-cystine (sic), the opines (in Agrobacterium) octopine and nopaline, etc.) encodes the protein MKQISGIDTPVKGGMAVLKPFDIRAHSPDGYIFTRWLATLPLWTPLLILAVIGVYPSIVSAQSGFSIDDAFGALWRWMPFLLVSGFLFNVLISFWTLVIGTCAGTALGLGQISTFGPLRAFSWFITQLFRNSPWLVILFIVLLALPFEFTIFGQTIRVPDWMKGVFGLSLPVMANISEVVRGAVQSVPTAQWEAAESLAFSRRQILWQIILPQCFKRMLPPWMNWYAILTMATPLCSLLGIEEIITLSRQAMEAEDNHPELLVPFYGFALLLFFVYCYPIARLTMRLERKYAVKL
- a CDS encoding ABC transporter permease subunit (The N-terminal region of this protein, as described by TIGR01726, is a three transmembrane segment that identifies a subfamily of ABC transporter permease subunits, which specificities that include histidine, arginine, glutamine, glutamate, L-cystine (sic), the opines (in Agrobacterium) octopine and nopaline, etc.); this encodes MEEYFRQLADTAPRWNFIWMYEDRQQGKILSGLWMTIKLSVMCLIFSIFIGVVGAWMQGAPSRLVRAIVQGYIQFFRNTPPMVQLLFFYFALGQFTPVVVGVDGWTVEPIISNVGWAIVSLSMFAGAFNVEIFRAGIEAVPESTVEAAESLGFSRLQIYSYVLLPLAFRVSLPALNNNLVNLVKTTTQAFAIAVPELLYHSVTIWNDYPSAQYPTMLLVFVAYVGLVAILVFGMSRWERSIKIPGYGL
- a CDS encoding transporter substrate-binding domain-containing protein translates to MNKFFKTAISGLALAAMSVGTVSAQCTNDVWNKVMSSGKIVIGVKADYKPWGFRDDSGNLVGMEIDMAMDVAAKMGVEAELVPVQSSNRMQFLEQGKIDMMIATMSDRADRRKIVGIPGPNYYTSGTNIMSPKALGFTSWEDLRGKKVCGKQGAFYNQITEERYGVEIMAFTGNAEAKQALRDRKCVAWVYDDSSIGSDLSSGNWDEFEMPLASEDDNPWGLGVPLAEASCVFGNFMSGMQYNWHREGTLIALEKKWGIKPTAFLQMQNERNSDWIK
- a CDS encoding SIS domain-containing protein → MDQTFPLSLMDLSAKRLQALSPQLRRAARFILENSGDVATRSQRHVAELSQLPAPTFTRLARAVGLRNYDQLRDLCRKDVLRNKTILADRAKSLISKVNENAEEPSLISGHATTAIRNLQHFVEQTDSNKLTGAARLLADARRVVLIGEMSSRGLMDYASYIANMSLTGWKVLGRAGDGLSSELADLGSKDACLVTAVNPYSARSLTIAKHVVNAKVPVVAITDNALSPLVTLADYSFFVDTRSPQFFPSHVALMVVLEALVDMVIRERGTEAQKHIAAVERQNHILKEYWQEALATNKGESNYE
- a CDS encoding FAD-dependent oxidoreductase, whose amino-acid sequence is MTDSNFPSHASVVVIGGGIMGCSTLYHLGKMGVSDAILLERNKLTSGTTWHSAAQVRALRSSHNLTRMIQYSVQLYSQLEEEAGQNVGWIQKGSLSIATNPNRLIHIKRQEAMAHVYGVNARSISPQEAKERWPLMNAKDVLGAVWSPDDGRVSPSDVCAALVKAAKPLGAKIFEDTGVTGILTENGRVKGVETTNGTVMCDAIALCTGLWSREAGALAGAEVPVLACEHFYLLTKPIDGFFGNTPTLSDHDNRLYIRDDSGGILVGCFEPMGKSIAPGVLDANFEFGLLPEDWDHFEPMMMNALQRLPALETAEVKMLLNGPESFTPDGNFMLGETVETKGLFLGCGMNSVGIASGGGAGMNLAHCILHGHTAYDLSEADAKRLAPVFNNIEHLMRRVPEILGTHYDIAFPGKQLSTARNLRALPLESEYKGAGAHMGQFYGWERPLYFGKTEEPRMTFHRPDWFENVRTEVMAAHERAAIFDCSSFGKIEVRGPEAEAFLLHTCSGFLSRAPGSVIYTAVLNERGTFESDITAQRIAHDHYRLFVGTDAIKRDLAWFQKHSEGFSVSMTDSTEDYAVLGLMGPEAARIVSECGAPELHQLAYFKVGAAHIAGKHVRAARMSYVGEPGWEITMKAENAATIYMALVNAGARPAGLYAQTSMRIEKGFCAMGHELDSDVSPVDTGLDFATREEGGFIGAEALAVRRKIKGRSSLISLKFHDEKAVPLGHEPIYYDGDIIGQTSSCAFGYRIGKPVALGKVHNRPSSGTAVKVDIARQLFDATLFTCALFDAKAQRMKS